The following coding sequences lie in one Hippoglossus hippoglossus isolate fHipHip1 chromosome 14, fHipHip1.pri, whole genome shotgun sequence genomic window:
- the LOC117774316 gene encoding rho GTPase-activating protein 24-like isoform X2 translates to MGLSCFKSWKHDSTGRKGNRDVLASPGSYFFLSNSAGQGDEWLKSLNKGVWIPFTGVFGQRLEETVLYERRYGLRLVPLVVEQCVNFIRERGLQEVGLFRQPGQASLVKELQEAFDAGERPSLDSSTDVHTVASLLKLYLRQLPEPLVPYGCYQDFLLCGQTLKSDHTQGLGELRSLLHDLPVANFNLLNFICQFLNEVQSFSGSNKMSDQNLATVFGPNILRGKAEDPQSIMGGAALVQVLMLELIREHESLFAKVSPPLSSYTPEGSHASPSALRHPRLRQLSMPLIAGQSTSDAQNHSCIYGAAAHPDSSWAQKRLLGHRYTSSHPENCFYPLPSSSQPPQHQPDRPVYHQDHAGEGSFSSNVQASATSLQLQAPLPDSSKPRLVLVDWTKPWPGPAEADFWSSGAADREGAVQDAASGGSSEAQEDSTTSAYDNLDRVSSHQRLEDVTGEHLETNDPGDAVGTCEEKEEPEEAGQRRDSSSCSSCEVLPLDESTGAVEAVNTDISPKKPESLSPNQAAEEENSDHGDHEDINNNNDEDNDDNDDESVHHLNSPASALSVSLISTGSSEVFLPSGPPYVQGPVDPPQPWEAHSALGKLQQQMAQQKAEYQARIQRLARCNDVLERQVAVLRVSLQQQKRSQSVTEIKIRNVERAKADADRRNNTMQREMEQFFQMYGESRRRGGGEEGRGGGSL, encoded by the exons ATGGGACTCAGCTGCTTCAAGTCCTGGAAACATGACAGTACCGGCCGCaaag gtaacAGAGACGTGTTGGCCAGTCCAGGTTCGTACTTCTTCTTGTCCAACAGTGCAGGTCAGGGTGACGAGTGGCTGAAGAGCCTCAACAAGGGAGTCTGGATCCCTTTCACAG GGGTCTTCGGTCAGCGCCTGGAGGAGACGGTGCTCTATGAGCGACGCTATGGGCTGCGTTTGGTTCCTCTGGTGGTGGAGCAGTGTGTGAACTTCATCCGGGAGCGAGGCCTGCAGGAGGTGGGCTTGTTTCGCCAGCCAGGACAGGCCAGTCTGGtgaaagagctgcaggaggcgtTCGATGCCGGGGAGAGACCGTCGCTCGACAG TAGCACAGACGTCCACACGGTGGCGTCTCTGCTGAAGCTCTACCTCAGGCAGCTGCCGGAGCCTCTGGTTCCTTACGGCTGCTACCAGGACTTTCTGTTATGTGGACAGACGCTGAAGAGTGACcacacacag GGTTTGGGGGAGCTGCGGAGTCTTCTTCACGATTTGCCAGTTGCAAACTTTAACCTGCTCAACTTCATCTGCCA gtTTCTGAATGAAGTGCAGAGTTTCTCTGGCAGCAACAAGATGAGCGACCAAAACTTAGCCACAGTGTTTGGGCCAAACATCCTCCGAGGCAAAGCTGAAGACCCACAAAGCATCATGGGAG GTGCAGCGTTAGTCCAAGTGCTGATGTTGGAGCTCATCAGAGAGCACGAGTCTCTGTTTGCCAAAGTgtccccccccctttcctcgTATACACCTGAAGGTTCGCATGCATCGCCCAGTGCTCTGAGGCACCCTCGTCTTCGCCAGCTGTCCATGCCTCTCATTGCAGGACAGTCCACCAGCGACGCACAGAACCACAG CTGTATCTATGGTGCTGCCGCCCACCCAGACTCGTCCTGGGCCCAGAAGAGACTCCTCGGCCATCGCTACACCTCCTCCCACCCAGAGAACTGCTTCTACCCCCTGCCCTCCTCCAGTCAGCCCCCACAGCATCAACCGGACAGACCCGTATATCACCAGGATCATGCTGGTGAAGGATCATTCTCCTCAAATGTACAAGCTTCTGCAACCAGCCTCCAACTACAAGCCCCTCTGCCAGACAGCTCCAAGCCCAGACTGGTGCTGGTGGACTGGACAAAGCCGTGGCCCGGTCCAGCAGAGGCAGATTTCTGGAGCTCTGgtgctgcagacagagaaggTGCAGTGCAAGATGCAGCGAGTGGGGGGAGCAGTGAGGCGCAGGAGGACAGCACCACCTCTGCCTACGACAACCTGGACAGAGTGTCTTCACACCAAAGGCTGGAGGACGTCACTGGTGAACATTTAGAAACAAATGATCCAGGAGACGCTGTTGGAACTtgtgaagagaaggaagagCCAGAGGAAGCTGGGCAGAGAAGGGACTCCTCGTCATGCTCCTCCTGCGAAGTTCTGCCATTGGACGAGAGCACCGGCGCTGTGGAGGCTGTTAACACCGACATTTCACCAAAGAAACCTGAGAGCTTATCACCAAATCAGGCagcagaagaggaaaacagtgaTCATGGTGATCATGAAGACATCAACAATAACAATGATGAAGATAATGACGACAATGATGATGAGAGCGTCCACCATCTTAACTCCCCAGCCTCTGCACTCAGTGTCAGCCTCATCAGCACAGGCAGCTCTGAGGTGTTCCTCCCCTCCGGTCCTCCATACGTCCAGGGGCCTGTAGATCCACCGCAGCCCTGGGAGGCTCACTCGGCCCTGGgcaagctgcagcagcagatggccCAGCAGAAGGCCGAGTACCAGGCCAGGATACAGAG GTTGGCGCGCTGTAATGACGTCCTTGAGCGGCAGGTGGCGGTACTCCGGGtcagtctgcagcagcagaagcgaAGCCAAAGCGTCACCGAGATCAAGATACGCAACGTGGAGCGAGCCAAGGCCGACGCAGACCGACGAAACAACACaatgcagagagagatggagcagtTCTTCCAGATGTATGGAGAGAGccgaagaagaggaggaggagaggaaggaagaggaggggggagtctctaa
- the LOC117774442 gene encoding putative monooxygenase p33MONOX isoform X2, giving the protein MSGSGDLPAIEGSGMGGMRLPIGMTRRALSYDDNLEAPMSTPPNDISINNLWRRPIIPERKFSQLAEEDESGAVSQPTLPDSALTRSPGVVKTKASSVIMHSLITKQTQDSVYRFEQRAGLTDSSYTPHKGLTAEETRLHHRMPESLQKLQIQSMEAREERPNSSAQSTPSNTPHNSPKRERRSWFGSSGSEVSMSSSNSSMDMGGETGVGTVEKWSVFTTRPFIHKSTSDLGSDSSPAGFALQAYRGAQKPTPMEVMKSQATRMTDGTDPQKVAPPKMEIPTVEGRRQGARPHKLKPRDMNVLTPSGF; this is encoded by the exons ATGTCTGGCTCAGGGGATTTACCAG CCATTGAGGGTTCCGGGATGGGCGGGATGAGGCTTCCCATCGGGATGACCCGACGGGCCCTCAGCTACGATGACAACCTGGAGGCCCCCATGTCCACGCCCCCCAATGACATCAGTATCAACAACCTGTGGAGACGACCCATCATCCCGGAGAGGAAGTTCTCACAGCTGGCTGAG GAGGATGAGAGCGGTGCAGTGAGTCAGCCTACGTTGCCGGACAGCGCCCTCACCAGGTCACCGGGCGTAGTGAAAACCAAGGCCTCTTCCGTCATCATGCATTCCCTCATCACCA agCAGACCCAGGATAGTGTGTACAGGTTTGAGCAGAGGGCGGGCCTCACCGACAGCAGCTACACGCCCCACAAGGGCCTCACCGCGGAGGAGACGAGGCTCCACCACCGCATGCCCGAATCCCTCCAG AAACTACAGATCCAGAGTATGGAGGCAAGAGAAGAGCGGCCAAACTCCTCGGCCCAGTCCACTCCATCCAACACGCCTCACAACTCCCCAAAACGTGAACGCAG GAGCTGGTTTGGGAGttcggggtcagaggtcagtatGAGCTCCTCCAACAGCAGCATGGACATGGGAGGAGAAACGGGCGTAGGCACGGTGGAGAAGTGGAGCGTGTTCACGACTCGTCCCTTCATCCACaagtcgacctctgacctgggatCAGATTCGTCACCTGCAG GCTTTGCTCTGCAGGCGTACCGTGGCGCCCAGAAGCCGACCCCCATGGAGGTGATGAAGTCCCAGGCCACGCGGATGACCGACGGCACCGACCCTCAGAAGGTGGCTCCTCCCAAGATGGAGATCCCCACGGTGGAAGGTCGTCGGCAGGGAGCGCGACCTCACAAGCTCAAACCCAGAGACATGAACGTCCTGACGCCCTCTGGCTTCTGA
- the LOC117774245 gene encoding dual specificity protein kinase CLK4-like isoform X2, whose product MGIKDDDGCYKRDGDEPKSDLLQTEGKSGSFNTLLATSETETSPDDTSLRLESASLGDSAVSAGGDGLKKSQEVQSCEEDEEEGHLVYHVGLVMNGRYEVVSTLGAGAFGQVVECIDRDKDEHVAVKIVKSIDCYREVARSEIAVLEEINSLDDEHRFACVRMLNWFEHEGHICIVLELLGLSTFEFLRQNRFLPFSVEQIRHMAFQIFRAVCFLHRNKLTHTDLKPENILLVSSDYEFNAEKERKLRSLDVKVVDFGTATFDHEHHESLVSTRHYRAPEVILDLGWNQSCDVWSLGCVLMEFYLGRTLFQTHDSKEHLAMMEKVLGPIPPQLLKQTKKQHYVHNEQLNWDERSSSDDSIWKHCKPLKFMQRKSEEERQLFDLLGCMLEYDVYRRITLEEALWHPFFSPMRTQEHQRS is encoded by the exons ATGGGAATCAAAGATGACGACGGTTGTTACAAGAGAG ATGGCGATGAACCCAAATCCGACCTCCTGCAAACTGAAGGAAAGAGCGGAAGCTTCAACACACTCCTCGCCACCTCGGAAACAGAAACCTCG CCGGACGACACCTCGCTCCGCCTGGAATCTGCTTCTCTTGGTGACAGCGCTGTCAGTGCCGGCGGTGATGGATTGAAGAAGAGTCAGGAGGTGCAGAGCTGCGAGGAGGACGAAGAAGAGGGACACCTGGTCTATCACGTCGGCCTCGTGATGAACGGAAGAT ATGAGGTGGTTTCTACGCTGGGAGCTGGAGCCTTTGGACAAGTGGTCGAGTGCATCGATAGAGACAA AGACGAGCACGTCGCTGTGAAGATCGTGAAGAGCATCGACTGTTACCGTGAGGTCGCCAGGTCGGAGATCGCAGTTCTGGAGGAGATCAACAGTCTGGATGACGAACACAGATT TGCCTGCGTGCGGATGCTGAACTGGTTCGAGCACGAAGGTCACATCTGCATCGTGTTGGAGCTGCTCGGCCTCAGCACCTTCGAGTTCCTGCGACAGAACCGCTTCCTGCCGTTCAGCGTGGAGCAGATCCGCCACATGGCCTTCCAGATCTTCAGAGCCGTCTGCT ttctgCACCGTAACAAACTGACCCACACGGACCTGAAGCCAGAGAACATCCTGTTAGTTTCCTCCGACTACGAGTTCAACGCCGAGAAG gagaggaaactgaggaGTCTTGATGTAAAGGTGGTGGATTTCGGCACCGCCACATTTGACCATGAACACCACGAATCCCTGGTGTCGACACGGCACTACCGAGCTCCAGAGGTCATACTGG aTCTGGGCTGGAACCAGTCGTGTGATGTTTGGAGTCTGGGCTGCGTCCTCATGGAGTTTTACCTGGGACGCACACTCTTCCAA ACCCACGACAGTAAAGAACATTTGGCCATGATGGAGAAAGTCCTGGGGCCGATTCCCCCGCAACTGCTGAAACAGACCAA AAAGCAGCATTACGTTCACAACGAGCAGCTGAACTGGGATGAGAGAAGCTCCTCTGACGATTCCATCTGGAAACACTGCAAACCACTCAAG TTCATGCAGAGGAAGAGCGAGGAGGAGCGGCAGCTGTTCGACCTGCTCGGCTGCATGTTGGAGTACGACGTCTACAGGCGCATCACCCTGGAGGAGGCGCTGTGGCATCCGTTCTTCAGCCCAATGAGGACGCAGGAGCACCAGCGCagttag
- the LOC117774245 gene encoding dual specificity protein kinase CLK4-like isoform X1: MGIKDDDGCYKRDGDEPKSDLLQTEGKSGSFNTLLATSETETSPDDTSLRLESASLGDSAVSAGGDGLKKSQEVQSCEEDEEEGHLVYHVGLVMNGRYEVVSTLGAGAFGQVVECIDRDKDEHVAVKIVKSIDCYREVARSEIAVLEEINSLDDEHRFACVRMLNWFEHEGHICIVLELLGLSTFEFLRQNRFLPFSVEQIRHMAFQIFRAVCFLHRNKLTHTDLKPENILLVSSDYEFNAEKERKLRSLDVKVVDFGTATFDHEHHESLVSTRHYRAPEVILDLGWNQSCDVWSLGCVLMEFYLGRTLFQTHDSKEHLAMMEKVLGPIPPQLLKQTKKQHYVHNEQLNWDERSSSDDSIWKHCKPLKQFMQRKSEEERQLFDLLGCMLEYDVYRRITLEEALWHPFFSPMRTQEHQRS, from the exons ATGGGAATCAAAGATGACGACGGTTGTTACAAGAGAG ATGGCGATGAACCCAAATCCGACCTCCTGCAAACTGAAGGAAAGAGCGGAAGCTTCAACACACTCCTCGCCACCTCGGAAACAGAAACCTCG CCGGACGACACCTCGCTCCGCCTGGAATCTGCTTCTCTTGGTGACAGCGCTGTCAGTGCCGGCGGTGATGGATTGAAGAAGAGTCAGGAGGTGCAGAGCTGCGAGGAGGACGAAGAAGAGGGACACCTGGTCTATCACGTCGGCCTCGTGATGAACGGAAGAT ATGAGGTGGTTTCTACGCTGGGAGCTGGAGCCTTTGGACAAGTGGTCGAGTGCATCGATAGAGACAA AGACGAGCACGTCGCTGTGAAGATCGTGAAGAGCATCGACTGTTACCGTGAGGTCGCCAGGTCGGAGATCGCAGTTCTGGAGGAGATCAACAGTCTGGATGACGAACACAGATT TGCCTGCGTGCGGATGCTGAACTGGTTCGAGCACGAAGGTCACATCTGCATCGTGTTGGAGCTGCTCGGCCTCAGCACCTTCGAGTTCCTGCGACAGAACCGCTTCCTGCCGTTCAGCGTGGAGCAGATCCGCCACATGGCCTTCCAGATCTTCAGAGCCGTCTGCT ttctgCACCGTAACAAACTGACCCACACGGACCTGAAGCCAGAGAACATCCTGTTAGTTTCCTCCGACTACGAGTTCAACGCCGAGAAG gagaggaaactgaggaGTCTTGATGTAAAGGTGGTGGATTTCGGCACCGCCACATTTGACCATGAACACCACGAATCCCTGGTGTCGACACGGCACTACCGAGCTCCAGAGGTCATACTGG aTCTGGGCTGGAACCAGTCGTGTGATGTTTGGAGTCTGGGCTGCGTCCTCATGGAGTTTTACCTGGGACGCACACTCTTCCAA ACCCACGACAGTAAAGAACATTTGGCCATGATGGAGAAAGTCCTGGGGCCGATTCCCCCGCAACTGCTGAAACAGACCAA AAAGCAGCATTACGTTCACAACGAGCAGCTGAACTGGGATGAGAGAAGCTCCTCTGACGATTCCATCTGGAAACACTGCAAACCACTCAAG CAGTTCATGCAGAGGAAGAGCGAGGAGGAGCGGCAGCTGTTCGACCTGCTCGGCTGCATGTTGGAGTACGACGTCTACAGGCGCATCACCCTGGAGGAGGCGCTGTGGCATCCGTTCTTCAGCCCAATGAGGACGCAGGAGCACCAGCGCagttag
- the LOC117774442 gene encoding putative monooxygenase p33MONOX isoform X1, whose translation MSGSGDLPAIEGSGMGGMRLPIGMTRRALSYDDNLEAPMSTPPNDISINNLWRRPIIPERKFSQLAEEDESGAVSQPTLPDSALTRSPGVVKTKASSVIMHSLITKQTQDSVYRFEQRAGLTDSSYTPHKGLTAEETRLHHRMPESLQKLQIQSMEAREERPNSSAQSTPSNTPHNSPKRERRSWFGSSGSEVSMSSSNSSMDMGGETGVGTVEKWSVFTTRPFIHKSTSDLGSDSSPAAGFALQAYRGAQKPTPMEVMKSQATRMTDGTDPQKVAPPKMEIPTVEGRRQGARPHKLKPRDMNVLTPSGF comes from the exons ATGTCTGGCTCAGGGGATTTACCAG CCATTGAGGGTTCCGGGATGGGCGGGATGAGGCTTCCCATCGGGATGACCCGACGGGCCCTCAGCTACGATGACAACCTGGAGGCCCCCATGTCCACGCCCCCCAATGACATCAGTATCAACAACCTGTGGAGACGACCCATCATCCCGGAGAGGAAGTTCTCACAGCTGGCTGAG GAGGATGAGAGCGGTGCAGTGAGTCAGCCTACGTTGCCGGACAGCGCCCTCACCAGGTCACCGGGCGTAGTGAAAACCAAGGCCTCTTCCGTCATCATGCATTCCCTCATCACCA agCAGACCCAGGATAGTGTGTACAGGTTTGAGCAGAGGGCGGGCCTCACCGACAGCAGCTACACGCCCCACAAGGGCCTCACCGCGGAGGAGACGAGGCTCCACCACCGCATGCCCGAATCCCTCCAG AAACTACAGATCCAGAGTATGGAGGCAAGAGAAGAGCGGCCAAACTCCTCGGCCCAGTCCACTCCATCCAACACGCCTCACAACTCCCCAAAACGTGAACGCAG GAGCTGGTTTGGGAGttcggggtcagaggtcagtatGAGCTCCTCCAACAGCAGCATGGACATGGGAGGAGAAACGGGCGTAGGCACGGTGGAGAAGTGGAGCGTGTTCACGACTCGTCCCTTCATCCACaagtcgacctctgacctgggatCAGATTCGTCACCTGCAG CAGGCTTTGCTCTGCAGGCGTACCGTGGCGCCCAGAAGCCGACCCCCATGGAGGTGATGAAGTCCCAGGCCACGCGGATGACCGACGGCACCGACCCTCAGAAGGTGGCTCCTCCCAAGATGGAGATCCCCACGGTGGAAGGTCGTCGGCAGGGAGCGCGACCTCACAAGCTCAAACCCAGAGACATGAACGTCCTGACGCCCTCTGGCTTCTGA
- the LOC117774316 gene encoding rho GTPase-activating protein 24-like isoform X1, which translates to MGLSCFKSWKHDSTGRKGNRDVLASPGSYFFLSNSAGQGDEWLKSLNKGVWIPFTGVFGQRLEETVLYERRYGLRLVPLVVEQCVNFIRERGLQEVGLFRQPGQASLVKELQEAFDAGERPSLDSSTDVHTVASLLKLYLRQLPEPLVPYGCYQDFLLCGQTLKSDHTQGLGELRSLLHDLPVANFNLLNFICQFLNEVQSFSGSNKMSDQNLATVFGPNILRGKAEDPQSIMGGAALVQVLMLELIREHESLFAKVSPPLSSYTPEGSHASPSALRHPRLRQLSMPLIAGQSTSDAQNHSSCIYGAAAHPDSSWAQKRLLGHRYTSSHPENCFYPLPSSSQPPQHQPDRPVYHQDHAGEGSFSSNVQASATSLQLQAPLPDSSKPRLVLVDWTKPWPGPAEADFWSSGAADREGAVQDAASGGSSEAQEDSTTSAYDNLDRVSSHQRLEDVTGEHLETNDPGDAVGTCEEKEEPEEAGQRRDSSSCSSCEVLPLDESTGAVEAVNTDISPKKPESLSPNQAAEEENSDHGDHEDINNNNDEDNDDNDDESVHHLNSPASALSVSLISTGSSEVFLPSGPPYVQGPVDPPQPWEAHSALGKLQQQMAQQKAEYQARIQRLARCNDVLERQVAVLRVSLQQQKRSQSVTEIKIRNVERAKADADRRNNTMQREMEQFFQMYGESRRRGGGEEGRGGGSL; encoded by the exons ATGGGACTCAGCTGCTTCAAGTCCTGGAAACATGACAGTACCGGCCGCaaag gtaacAGAGACGTGTTGGCCAGTCCAGGTTCGTACTTCTTCTTGTCCAACAGTGCAGGTCAGGGTGACGAGTGGCTGAAGAGCCTCAACAAGGGAGTCTGGATCCCTTTCACAG GGGTCTTCGGTCAGCGCCTGGAGGAGACGGTGCTCTATGAGCGACGCTATGGGCTGCGTTTGGTTCCTCTGGTGGTGGAGCAGTGTGTGAACTTCATCCGGGAGCGAGGCCTGCAGGAGGTGGGCTTGTTTCGCCAGCCAGGACAGGCCAGTCTGGtgaaagagctgcaggaggcgtTCGATGCCGGGGAGAGACCGTCGCTCGACAG TAGCACAGACGTCCACACGGTGGCGTCTCTGCTGAAGCTCTACCTCAGGCAGCTGCCGGAGCCTCTGGTTCCTTACGGCTGCTACCAGGACTTTCTGTTATGTGGACAGACGCTGAAGAGTGACcacacacag GGTTTGGGGGAGCTGCGGAGTCTTCTTCACGATTTGCCAGTTGCAAACTTTAACCTGCTCAACTTCATCTGCCA gtTTCTGAATGAAGTGCAGAGTTTCTCTGGCAGCAACAAGATGAGCGACCAAAACTTAGCCACAGTGTTTGGGCCAAACATCCTCCGAGGCAAAGCTGAAGACCCACAAAGCATCATGGGAG GTGCAGCGTTAGTCCAAGTGCTGATGTTGGAGCTCATCAGAGAGCACGAGTCTCTGTTTGCCAAAGTgtccccccccctttcctcgTATACACCTGAAGGTTCGCATGCATCGCCCAGTGCTCTGAGGCACCCTCGTCTTCGCCAGCTGTCCATGCCTCTCATTGCAGGACAGTCCACCAGCGACGCACAGAACCACAG TAGCTGTATCTATGGTGCTGCCGCCCACCCAGACTCGTCCTGGGCCCAGAAGAGACTCCTCGGCCATCGCTACACCTCCTCCCACCCAGAGAACTGCTTCTACCCCCTGCCCTCCTCCAGTCAGCCCCCACAGCATCAACCGGACAGACCCGTATATCACCAGGATCATGCTGGTGAAGGATCATTCTCCTCAAATGTACAAGCTTCTGCAACCAGCCTCCAACTACAAGCCCCTCTGCCAGACAGCTCCAAGCCCAGACTGGTGCTGGTGGACTGGACAAAGCCGTGGCCCGGTCCAGCAGAGGCAGATTTCTGGAGCTCTGgtgctgcagacagagaaggTGCAGTGCAAGATGCAGCGAGTGGGGGGAGCAGTGAGGCGCAGGAGGACAGCACCACCTCTGCCTACGACAACCTGGACAGAGTGTCTTCACACCAAAGGCTGGAGGACGTCACTGGTGAACATTTAGAAACAAATGATCCAGGAGACGCTGTTGGAACTtgtgaagagaaggaagagCCAGAGGAAGCTGGGCAGAGAAGGGACTCCTCGTCATGCTCCTCCTGCGAAGTTCTGCCATTGGACGAGAGCACCGGCGCTGTGGAGGCTGTTAACACCGACATTTCACCAAAGAAACCTGAGAGCTTATCACCAAATCAGGCagcagaagaggaaaacagtgaTCATGGTGATCATGAAGACATCAACAATAACAATGATGAAGATAATGACGACAATGATGATGAGAGCGTCCACCATCTTAACTCCCCAGCCTCTGCACTCAGTGTCAGCCTCATCAGCACAGGCAGCTCTGAGGTGTTCCTCCCCTCCGGTCCTCCATACGTCCAGGGGCCTGTAGATCCACCGCAGCCCTGGGAGGCTCACTCGGCCCTGGgcaagctgcagcagcagatggccCAGCAGAAGGCCGAGTACCAGGCCAGGATACAGAG GTTGGCGCGCTGTAATGACGTCCTTGAGCGGCAGGTGGCGGTACTCCGGGtcagtctgcagcagcagaagcgaAGCCAAAGCGTCACCGAGATCAAGATACGCAACGTGGAGCGAGCCAAGGCCGACGCAGACCGACGAAACAACACaatgcagagagagatggagcagtTCTTCCAGATGTATGGAGAGAGccgaagaagaggaggaggagaggaaggaagaggaggggggagtctctaa